From Elusimicrobiota bacterium, the proteins below share one genomic window:
- a CDS encoding FecR family protein, with protein sequence MKVRGVKLLVAGALVSGLCASAFCAGSLSAVVVFVKGDVQVKRAGEKEYAEIKVNDMLNSGDGIKTGAASQASVVTKGGAEVRLNENSNFEISPKGKLREVINLAVGQVWTKMLHKMAKLNVRTPSAVCAVRGTEADIEQRDLLTVKVYEGHVDVGNALGKQELKAGQMTTVAGANAAPGAAKQMSGGDMGKWQEEISVKDYDKFSKLLKDRSESEKKLKVDITKGSQTKEVDIKLKKK encoded by the coding sequence ATGAAAGTAAGAGGGGTGAAACTGTTGGTTGCGGGAGCGCTGGTTTCCGGTTTGTGCGCGAGCGCTTTCTGCGCCGGGAGCCTTAGCGCGGTAGTGGTGTTTGTTAAAGGGGATGTCCAGGTCAAGCGCGCCGGCGAGAAAGAATACGCTGAGATCAAGGTCAATGACATGCTCAACTCCGGGGATGGAATAAAGACCGGGGCGGCAAGTCAGGCATCCGTTGTTACGAAAGGAGGCGCCGAGGTGAGGCTCAATGAAAATTCCAATTTTGAGATCTCGCCCAAAGGCAAACTCCGGGAGGTGATTAACCTCGCCGTCGGCCAGGTTTGGACCAAGATGCTGCATAAGATGGCTAAACTTAACGTAAGAACGCCATCCGCCGTCTGCGCGGTGCGCGGCACCGAGGCCGACATAGAACAGCGGGATCTTCTTACCGTGAAGGTCTATGAAGGGCATGTGGATGTCGGAAATGCCCTCGGCAAACAGGAGCTCAAAGCCGGACAGATGACCACCGTTGCCGGCGCCAATGCCGCGCCGGGAGCGGCCAAGCAGATGAGCGGCGGAGATATGGGCAAGTGGCAGGAGGAGATAAGCGTAAAGGACTACGATAAATTCTCCAAGCTGCTCAAGGACCGCAGCGAGAGCGAAAAGAAACTCAAAGTCGATATCACGAAAGGCAGCCAGACCAAGGAAGTGGACATAAAGCTGAAGAAGAAATAA
- a CDS encoding PorV/PorQ family protein — protein sequence MKLYRVMAQFSCSVSLILCCCPFGYGAQSSAAQFLKLGFGARALGMGESFVAVADDISSVYYNPAGLALKGGAKEKEFLFSHAWHIQDMGISQLGFTKRPYGFALTYFSAGEIEGMDSNQTPTGNFTAEDLAFSAGYGFDVNALHLGVNGRYIHQRIKSSAASAVCSDFGALYHFDGTPYWAGASVSNLGTKIKFVDESFPLPLIYRLGAAADFKGQKLLLALEADFPNDSGAAIRAGAEYRGVDNVAFRLGYKTGSSSDRDAILGRELGSSSSGVSSLYGFYAGVGFNYRSFALDYAFLPYGELGNSHRFSVGVKFQ from the coding sequence ATGAAACTTTACAGGGTAATGGCGCAGTTTAGCTGCTCTGTTTCGTTAATTCTATGCTGTTGCCCTTTCGGTTACGGGGCGCAGTCTTCCGCGGCGCAATTCCTGAAACTCGGCTTCGGGGCCCGGGCGCTCGGGATGGGCGAAAGTTTCGTCGCGGTGGCGGACGATATTTCTTCGGTCTACTACAATCCCGCGGGGCTCGCGCTTAAAGGCGGAGCGAAAGAAAAAGAGTTCCTGTTCTCCCACGCCTGGCATATCCAGGATATGGGAATCTCCCAGCTGGGCTTTACAAAAAGGCCTTACGGCTTCGCTTTGACATATTTTTCGGCCGGGGAGATAGAAGGGATGGACAGCAATCAGACCCCGACCGGGAATTTCACCGCGGAGGACCTCGCTTTTTCCGCCGGCTACGGCTTTGACGTTAACGCTCTGCATTTGGGCGTTAATGGCCGCTATATCCACCAGCGTATAAAATCAAGCGCCGCCAGCGCCGTTTGCTCGGACTTCGGCGCGCTTTATCATTTTGACGGCACGCCTTATTGGGCAGGGGCGTCTGTTTCCAATTTGGGCACTAAGATAAAGTTCGTCGACGAGAGTTTCCCGCTGCCGCTTATCTACAGGCTGGGTGCCGCAGCCGATTTCAAGGGGCAGAAACTGCTTTTAGCCCTTGAGGCCGATTTTCCGAACGACTCAGGCGCGGCAATAAGGGCGGGGGCTGAATACCGGGGTGTGGACAATGTGGCCTTTCGCTTAGGCTATAAAACCGGATCTTCCTCGGACAGGGACGCGATACTGGGCCGTGAACTTGGCAGCTCCTCCTCGGGCGTTTCCAGCCTTTACGGGTTTTACGCCGGGGTGGGCTTTAATTACAGAAGCTTCGCGCTGGATTACGCGTTCCTGCCTTATGGGGAGCTTGGCAATTCCCACAGATTTTCAGTGGGTGTTAAATTCCAGTGA
- a CDS encoding tetratricopeptide repeat protein, which translates to MRQLILISIFLPLASAIAAEAPSGTPDAQAVQMHEYYDKAFGFYMAGNYQKAMDYWNLVIKADPKQVTARNMIEEARQKMAKSSVGMKDVCYALIRKGRYADALAKTENMLVADPTNQGYQKLHGRLRIVSAITPIKPASTKPWNIASDGLSAWLSEKEDALFAYDALRYALELSPTEGRFHRMISALEEETPQLKINDTKPPNVSVLENKKDVALHYIYDSKFYLAVKELESALRLEPEDITSLKRLGSAYIQLKYYPKARAAWQKAYDLSPGDAQLKDYLEALDKASPPGQTKTKKPLKRKKRG; encoded by the coding sequence ATGAGACAGCTTATTCTCATTTCTATATTTTTGCCGTTGGCTTCCGCAATCGCAGCCGAAGCGCCTTCCGGCACGCCGGACGCGCAGGCCGTGCAGATGCACGAATATTATGACAAAGCTTTCGGATTTTATATGGCCGGGAATTACCAGAAAGCCATGGATTACTGGAACCTGGTGATCAAAGCCGACCCCAAGCAGGTGACGGCCCGCAATATGATAGAAGAAGCCCGGCAAAAGATGGCGAAATCTTCCGTGGGCATGAAAGACGTCTGTTACGCGCTTATCAGGAAAGGCCGCTACGCCGACGCTCTGGCAAAAACGGAAAATATGCTCGTCGCCGACCCCACCAACCAGGGCTATCAGAAACTTCACGGCCGTTTGCGGATAGTATCGGCCATAACGCCTATAAAGCCTGCATCCACAAAACCATGGAATATCGCCTCGGACGGCCTTTCCGCCTGGCTGAGCGAGAAAGAGGACGCACTTTTCGCTTACGACGCCCTGCGCTACGCCCTTGAACTTTCGCCGACAGAAGGCAGGTTCCACCGCATGATTTCCGCGCTTGAGGAAGAAACCCCCCAATTAAAAATAAACGATACCAAACCGCCGAATGTAAGCGTTCTGGAGAATAAAAAAGATGTAGCCCTGCACTATATTTACGACTCAAAATTTTATCTGGCCGTAAAAGAGCTTGAAAGCGCCCTCAGACTTGAACCGGAAGATATAACCTCCCTCAAACGGCTGGGTTCGGCTTACATTCAGCTTAAATATTATCCAAAGGCCAGGGCGGCCTGGCAGAAAGCCTACGACCTCTCGCCCGGCGACGCGCAATTAAAGGATTATCTGGAAGCTCTTGATAAAGCCTCCCCCCCCGGACAAACCAAAACAAAAAAACCGTTAAAACGAAAAAAGCGGGGTTGA
- a CDS encoding OmpA family protein, which produces MSVKKNNTQLWMVPFADLMTVMVILFLSLYGFSFNMKKSDYEAAIAGLQKELGVKSAAKKVEEMKATRQVEEDLKKQIQAGNLGVEVTTSRIKLTFSSPVLFDSGSDQLKESAKTALSQVAKSLIKMENQVTVEGHTDAARMLGKKFASNRQLSLMRSFSVINHLIKNGVPPQYLSAFGYGEFRPLAPNDTESGRAKNRRIEIIIIRQENGEKKT; this is translated from the coding sequence ATGAGCGTTAAAAAAAACAATACCCAGCTGTGGATGGTGCCCTTCGCGGACCTGATGACGGTCATGGTGATTTTATTTCTCTCCCTTTACGGTTTTTCGTTTAATATGAAAAAGTCCGACTACGAGGCCGCCATAGCGGGGCTGCAAAAAGAGCTTGGCGTAAAGAGTGCGGCCAAAAAGGTTGAAGAAATGAAAGCCACCAGGCAGGTGGAGGAAGACCTGAAAAAACAGATACAGGCGGGGAATTTGGGCGTGGAAGTTACCACTTCGCGCATAAAGCTTACCTTCTCCTCGCCCGTGCTGTTCGACTCCGGCTCCGACCAGCTTAAAGAGTCGGCCAAAACCGCGCTCAGCCAGGTGGCCAAAAGCCTGATAAAAATGGAAAACCAGGTGACCGTGGAAGGACACACCGATGCGGCCAGAATGCTCGGCAAAAAATTCGCGTCAAACCGGCAGCTTTCGCTGATGCGCTCTTTTTCAGTGATAAATCACCTGATAAAAAACGGGGTGCCGCCGCAGTATCTTTCAGCCTTCGGCTACGGGGAATTCAGACCGCTGGCTCCCAATGATACCGAGAGCGGCCGCGCCAAAAACCGCAGGATAGAAATAATCATAATACGGCAGGAAAACGGAGAAAAAAAGACATGA
- a CDS encoding OmpA family protein, which yields MKSFLSRYTGQKTVENPLWLIVLSDIMTNLMLFFLILYVFNIQPESEAKTIFMNGFDKEHAEAQKARKAENVVQKYREQDMAKNLEEELAKAGLKNAAEVQMTEKQIRINIAAPVLFASGKARLNTSSAGILGALAKVLTRLPNDIIIEGHTDNVPIRSGDYSTNWELSSARATAVADFLAAKFAISNTRMICAAYGEYRPVALNDTPKGRALNRRIEIIVSRK from the coding sequence ATGAAATCCTTTCTAAGCAGATATACCGGCCAAAAAACCGTTGAGAATCCCCTTTGGCTGATCGTGCTTTCCGATATCATGACCAACCTCATGCTCTTCTTCCTGATACTGTACGTTTTCAATATACAGCCGGAGAGCGAGGCAAAAACCATTTTCATGAACGGCTTCGACAAGGAACATGCCGAAGCCCAGAAAGCGAGGAAGGCCGAAAATGTTGTGCAAAAGTACAGGGAACAGGATATGGCCAAAAACCTGGAAGAGGAACTGGCAAAAGCCGGACTGAAGAATGCCGCCGAAGTGCAGATGACGGAGAAACAGATAAGAATAAACATTGCGGCGCCGGTTCTTTTCGCTTCCGGCAAAGCCAGGCTTAATACAAGTTCCGCCGGGATACTCGGGGCGCTCGCTAAAGTTCTGACGCGTCTCCCGAACGACATAATAATCGAGGGCCACACCGACAATGTGCCCATACGCTCAGGCGATTACTCAACCAACTGGGAACTTTCCTCCGCGCGGGCCACCGCTGTGGCTGATTTTCTGGCGGCTAAATTCGCTATTTCCAACACCAGAATGATCTGCGCGGCTTACGGGGAGTACCGCCCCGTGGCCTTAAACGACACGCCGAAAGGCAGAGCGCTGAACAGGCGCATAGAAATAATAGTTTCAAGAAAATGA
- a CDS encoding MotA/TolQ/ExbB proton channel family protein produces the protein MDLMTVLGATIGIGVIVFVLSAGGMVKFLLNWEAIVLIFGGTLGSIMISYPWAALKWVTSSFRLVLFPPKRPPIVDLIRAMVYFAEVSKKKGIGSLAGELSKSPHPFLTDACQMMIDGVDAHILSERMEHDINTTRLRHQQQTNIFTSAGTFAPIFGLLGTLIGVVQVLRNISNPQMMGSSMAIAMTASFYGIFSANFIFLPIASKLGFYSEEDILSREMIAKGVLSIYDGDVPWLVSKKLEGFLSLALRRKARTKK, from the coding sequence ATGGACCTAATGACAGTACTCGGCGCCACGATCGGCATAGGGGTTATAGTATTTGTGCTTTCAGCCGGCGGCATGGTAAAGTTTCTGCTTAACTGGGAAGCCATAGTGCTCATCTTCGGGGGCACGCTTGGTTCGATCATGATTTCCTATCCCTGGGCGGCGCTCAAGTGGGTAACCTCCTCCTTCCGGCTTGTTCTTTTCCCGCCGAAGCGCCCGCCCATCGTAGACCTGATACGGGCCATGGTTTATTTCGCGGAGGTCAGCAAAAAAAAGGGAATTGGATCTTTGGCTGGAGAACTTTCGAAATCCCCCCATCCGTTCCTGACTGACGCCTGCCAGATGATGATCGACGGGGTGGACGCTCACATCCTGTCCGAAAGGATGGAGCACGACATAAACACCACCCGCCTGCGTCACCAGCAGCAGACCAATATTTTCACCTCCGCCGGAACTTTCGCCCCCATTTTCGGACTTCTCGGCACGCTCATCGGCGTGGTACAGGTGCTCCGGAACATTTCAAACCCGCAGATGATGGGCTCTTCCATGGCTATAGCCATGACCGCCTCTTTCTACGGCATTTTCTCCGCCAATTTCATTTTTCTGCCCATAGCGAGCAAACTCGGCTTTTATTCCGAAGAGGATATTCTCAGCCGCGAGATGATAGCGAAGGGAGTGCTCTCTATTTATGACGGAGACGTGCCCTGGCTGGTCTCAAAAAAACTTGAGGGCTTCCTGTCGCTGGCACTCAGGCGCAAGGCCAGAACGAAAAAATAA
- a CDS encoding clostripain-related cysteine peptidase, producing the protein MMRNRLFGVLACLGLVPCAFALDGNITFDQPGSVSKMVSQLKAANPGAEIIPLPQGMAKADKEWTVMVYVNAKNNLESYGLKDVNEMEMVGSDAKVNIVAELGRINGYSTSDGDWKTTRRYLVRKDNDISIISSPVVMEIAKTDMGDWNHLVEFTKWAMTAYPARHYALVVWNHGSGWNKDLAFESDKGISYDDESGNHITTPQLRQAMEQIGKIDILGMDACLMQMVEVGYEVKNYADYIVGSEETEPGDGYTYNTWLEPLEAKPAMPAAELATAMVNSYGDHYQSVNQQATQSAIKTAAFDKFTALINDWAAEVMKAGELASAKNARTNAQAFYYSSNKDVYHFVKLVDDAAVSQAVSAKGKTLLDFIKSDVVISNRAVGAKYANATGLAIYIPTSYTSSYDALKWAADSNWDDFIKWIK; encoded by the coding sequence ATGATGCGTAATAGGTTATTTGGGGTTTTGGCTTGTCTCGGCCTGGTTCCATGCGCGTTCGCGCTTGACGGTAATATTACCTTTGATCAGCCCGGCAGCGTTTCAAAAATGGTCAGCCAGCTTAAAGCGGCCAATCCGGGCGCGGAAATAATCCCGCTGCCGCAGGGTATGGCAAAAGCGGATAAAGAATGGACCGTAATGGTCTATGTCAACGCCAAAAACAATCTTGAGTCATACGGCCTCAAGGATGTTAACGAGATGGAAATGGTGGGCTCCGACGCCAAGGTAAACATTGTGGCGGAACTGGGCCGCATTAATGGCTATTCCACTTCCGACGGCGACTGGAAAACCACGCGGCGCTATCTGGTCCGGAAAGACAATGATATTTCAATAATCTCTTCCCCCGTAGTGATGGAAATAGCCAAGACCGACATGGGCGACTGGAATCACCTGGTGGAATTTACCAAGTGGGCCATGACCGCTTATCCCGCGCGGCATTACGCGCTGGTGGTCTGGAACCACGGTTCCGGCTGGAACAAGGACCTTGCCTTTGAATCCGATAAAGGCATTTCCTACGACGATGAGAGCGGCAACCACATAACCACTCCCCAGCTCAGACAGGCCATGGAACAGATAGGTAAAATTGATATTCTTGGGATGGACGCCTGCCTGATGCAGATGGTTGAGGTAGGCTATGAAGTAAAGAACTACGCAGATTATATAGTCGGCTCCGAAGAAACCGAGCCCGGCGACGGCTACACCTATAACACCTGGCTGGAGCCGCTGGAGGCAAAGCCTGCTATGCCTGCGGCGGAACTTGCCACGGCTATGGTTAATTCCTACGGCGACCATTACCAGAGTGTAAATCAGCAGGCCACGCAGTCGGCCATTAAAACCGCGGCGTTCGATAAGTTCACCGCGCTTATAAACGACTGGGCCGCCGAGGTAATGAAAGCCGGCGAGCTTGCCAGCGCCAAGAATGCCAGGACCAACGCCCAGGCGTTCTATTATTCGTCAAACAAGGATGTCTATCACTTTGTTAAACTTGTGGACGACGCGGCTGTAAGCCAGGCGGTTTCGGCCAAGGGCAAAACCCTGCTTGACTTCATAAAGAGCGATGTCGTAATAAGCAACCGTGCGGTGGGCGCGAAGTATGCGAACGCCACAGGGCTTGCCATCTACATCCCCACCTCTTACACCTCTTCTTATGACGCTCTGAAATGGGCGGCCGACTCGAATTGGGATGATTTCATAAAGTGGATAAAATAA
- a CDS encoding polyprenyl synthetase family protein, whose translation MDINKYLARKAAAVDGALPGFINGLETSHPKLKEAMLYSLSAGGKRLRPALLGAAYELYGGNFRDVLPAACALEMVHTYSLIHDDLPAMDDDDLRRGRPTNHKVYGEALAILAGDALLTDAFSVLVSLSGSARRAKKPARGVKKENVLKAVAVLARHAGACGMVSGQAADLEAEGFRSAGKMTPAVRKRGANLLAYIHLHKTADLLMASVEMGAALAGAPDGDLKALSAFARKIGLCFQIADDILDVTGDKKKLGKNGSDRKNKKLTCVSLFGLEAAGHKAEALMCEAKAELRRLSRPPEKVKILSEIAEFVYRRES comes from the coding sequence ATGGATATCAATAAGTATCTGGCGCGAAAAGCGGCGGCCGTGGACGGCGCTTTGCCCGGGTTTATCAACGGTCTTGAAACTTCCCATCCCAAATTAAAAGAAGCCATGCTTTATTCGCTTTCCGCGGGAGGAAAGCGGCTGCGCCCCGCGCTTTTGGGAGCGGCTTACGAGCTTTACGGCGGTAATTTCCGCGACGTGCTCCCTGCCGCCTGCGCGCTTGAAATGGTGCATACCTACTCGCTCATACATGACGATCTGCCCGCCATGGACGACGATGATCTGCGCCGGGGCAGGCCGACGAATCATAAGGTTTACGGCGAAGCTCTTGCCATACTCGCCGGCGATGCGCTGCTTACCGACGCTTTTTCTGTTTTAGTTTCCCTTTCCGGAAGTGCAAGGCGGGCAAAAAAACCGGCACGCGGCGTTAAAAAAGAAAATGTTCTTAAAGCCGTTGCCGTTCTTGCGCGTCACGCCGGCGCCTGCGGCATGGTTTCAGGCCAGGCCGCGGATCTGGAAGCGGAAGGGTTTAGGTCCGCCGGAAAAATGACGCCCGCCGTCAGGAAGAGGGGGGCAAACCTCCTCGCGTATATTCATCTTCATAAAACCGCGGACCTGCTTATGGCCTCGGTAGAGATGGGGGCGGCGCTCGCGGGGGCTCCCGACGGGGATTTGAAGGCGCTATCCGCTTTCGCGCGTAAGATCGGCCTGTGTTTCCAGATAGCCGATGACATTCTTGACGTTACAGGCGACAAAAAAAAACTGGGCAAGAACGGCAGCGACCGGAAAAATAAAAAACTCACCTGCGTTTCCCTTTTCGGTCTTGAAGCGGCCGGGCACAAAGCCGAGGCGCTTATGTGTGAGGCGAAAGCGGAGCTGCGCCGCCTTTCCCGGCCGCCGGAGAAGGTAAAAATACTTTCAGAAATAGCCGAATTCGTTTACAGACGGGAGAGTTAA
- the dxs gene encoding 1-deoxy-D-xylulose-5-phosphate synthase yields the protein MKYLPNILGPQDLKKLPPEALDAVAAEIRETILNSISKTGGHLASSLGATDLIVALHYVYNSPADKIVFDTGHQAYAHKLLTGRLEGFKTIRQKNGLSGFLKRHESPHDAFGAGHASTALSAAAGMAASRDLADSRHKVVAVVSDGCMTGGMAWEALQNIGQSGTDLLAVLNDNQMFISTRVGRLGRILTRLLTLGTVQSAERKAEVFLSRFQFWGKSILKVAKRTRVLLFPGMTFEEMGFTYFGPVNGHNISELTEVLGYVKDMKGPVLLHVVTKKGKGYEPAEEEPTEFHGAPVFNLETGEAKKASASAPSFTKVFGQTIVRLAEKNQKICAITAAMPEGTGLDKFRDTFPKRYYDVGIAEEHALTFAAGLAADGLRPVAAIYSSFIQRAFDQIMHDICLQKLPVVVALDRAGLVGEDGPTHHGVFDLSLFRMLPDIAVMAPADENELQHMLSSAFGYNMPVVIRYPRGRGFGAEMDEEFKNYPLGKGRWFSKGGDINILAVGNRVHPALEAARLLKAKGIDAGVADMRFIKPLDLDLLKEACGLCGRLATVEDNALSGGFGSAVLEAMNAAGLTAQVLRIGIPDNYIEQGKPDELYAELGLDANGITAAVTDWLSRFGTQAACAGNDSE from the coding sequence ATGAAATACCTGCCAAATATCCTGGGACCTCAGGACCTTAAAAAACTTCCGCCTGAGGCGTTGGATGCGGTGGCCGCAGAAATAAGGGAAACCATCCTTAATTCCATCAGCAAAACCGGCGGACATCTGGCTTCAAGTCTTGGCGCTACGGACCTGATAGTGGCCCTTCATTACGTTTATAACTCGCCGGCGGACAAAATAGTTTTTGACACCGGGCATCAGGCCTATGCCCACAAACTGCTGACCGGCCGCCTGGAAGGGTTTAAAACCATACGCCAGAAAAACGGGCTTTCCGGGTTTTTAAAACGCCATGAGTCTCCGCATGACGCCTTCGGGGCGGGACACGCCTCAACGGCCCTTTCAGCGGCCGCGGGCATGGCCGCCTCAAGGGACCTTGCCGACTCCAGGCATAAGGTCGTGGCTGTGGTTTCAGACGGATGCATGACCGGCGGCATGGCTTGGGAAGCTCTGCAAAATATCGGTCAGTCCGGCACCGATCTGCTTGCCGTGTTAAATGACAACCAGATGTTTATCTCAACGCGCGTAGGGCGGCTCGGGCGGATACTGACCAGGCTTCTCACGCTCGGCACGGTGCAGAGCGCGGAGCGCAAGGCGGAGGTTTTTCTCAGCCGCTTCCAGTTCTGGGGCAAGAGCATACTAAAGGTGGCAAAACGCACCAGGGTTTTGCTTTTCCCGGGCATGACCTTTGAGGAAATGGGTTTTACTTATTTCGGGCCCGTGAACGGTCATAATATCAGCGAGCTTACCGAGGTGCTGGGCTATGTAAAAGACATGAAGGGGCCAGTGCTGCTTCATGTGGTAACCAAGAAAGGCAAGGGTTATGAGCCCGCCGAAGAGGAGCCTACAGAGTTCCACGGCGCCCCTGTTTTCAACCTTGAAACGGGCGAAGCGAAAAAGGCGTCCGCGTCCGCGCCCTCTTTTACAAAAGTCTTCGGACAGACCATTGTCCGTCTTGCGGAAAAAAACCAGAAAATCTGCGCTATCACGGCGGCCATGCCCGAGGGCACGGGCCTTGATAAATTCCGGGATACTTTCCCAAAACGATATTACGACGTGGGCATTGCCGAAGAACACGCCCTTACCTTCGCGGCGGGGCTGGCTGCGGACGGTCTCAGGCCCGTGGCGGCCATTTACTCATCTTTCATACAGCGGGCCTTTGACCAGATAATGCATGACATCTGCCTGCAGAAGCTGCCTGTGGTGGTAGCCCTCGACCGGGCGGGGCTTGTGGGGGAAGACGGCCCCACTCACCACGGTGTTTTTGACCTGTCGCTTTTTCGGATGCTGCCCGATATCGCCGTAATGGCGCCCGCCGATGAAAACGAGCTGCAGCACATGCTTTCAAGCGCTTTTGGCTACAACATGCCCGTTGTGATCCGCTATCCGCGGGGACGGGGCTTCGGAGCGGAGATGGACGAGGAGTTTAAAAACTATCCTCTGGGGAAAGGCCGCTGGTTTTCAAAAGGCGGGGATATCAATATACTTGCCGTAGGGAACCGTGTCCACCCGGCCCTTGAAGCGGCGCGCCTGCTTAAAGCCAAGGGGATAGACGCGGGCGTGGCCGATATGCGTTTTATAAAACCGCTTGACCTGGACCTTTTGAAAGAGGCCTGCGGCCTTTGCGGCCGCCTGGCAACAGTTGAGGATAACGCTTTGTCCGGCGGTTTCGGCTCAGCCGTGCTTGAGGCCATGAACGCCGCGGGCTTAACGGCGCAGGTTCTGCGCATCGGCATCCCGGACAATTATATTGAGCAGGGTAAACCGGACGAGCTTTACGCGGAATTGGGTCTGGACGCCAACGGGATAACGGCCGCTGTCACGGACTGGCTTTCTCGGTTTGGTACCCAGGCCGCTTGTGCCGGGAACGACTCTGAATAA